The following are from one region of the Sorghum bicolor cultivar BTx623 chromosome 2, Sorghum_bicolor_NCBIv3, whole genome shotgun sequence genome:
- the LOC8062049 gene encoding obtusifoliol 14-alpha demethylase yields MDQTNSALWFSIALLFIISVITMIGRHRTAVNPTCNRPPPPVVSGCSLIGILHTFLAKGMRAMIHDHYTQLGSVFTINFFGLKVTFLIGPEVLGHFYQGLESDISLGDVLKFAVPMFGKEVLYGVDIATRNEQTRFYVDALKPSKLRSHVGPMLHEVEDYFSKWKQQGTVDLKGELAKLLMLISSRCLIGREVREKMAKEFYTLFCQLSDNGLCLTSILFPYAPTLANYRRDKARAKLSAILIKIVRSRKSSNQVEQDMLQNLIDSKYSDNRSTTEAEVIGLILNLIFAGTHTSSAASAWTGVCLLRNERFMRAIRDEQKQIIQKYKGHINYDALMEMETLQRCIKEALRMHPPTAANFRKVHKNFVVQTKEGDEYEIPRGHIIASPIEFNSNIPHIYKDPDIYDPDRFGPGREEDKVGGKYSYTAFSGGRHACVGEAYAYMQIKIIWSHLLRNFDLKLVSPYPKTDRSKLALEPKGKIMVRYKRLAA; encoded by the exons ATGGATCAGACAAATAGTGCTTTGTGGTTTTCCATAGCACTTCTTTTCATCATATCAGTAATCACCATGATAGGAAGACATAGAACTGCTGTCAATCCTACATGTAATAGGCCACCTCCGCCTGTGGTTAGCGGTTGTTCTTTAATAGGGATTTTACATACGTTTCTTGCAAAGGGTATGCGAGCTATGATCCATGATCATTATACACAGTTAGGGAGCGTATTTACGATAAATTTCTTTGGGTTGAAAGTAACATTCTTGATTGGGCCGGAGGTCTTAGGCCATTTTTATCAAGGGTTAGAGTCAGATATTAGTCTTGGTGATGTTCTCAAGTTTGCAGTGCCCATGTTTGGCAAAGAGGTTCTCTATGGCGTGGATATCGCCACACGAAATGAGCAAACTCGCTTCTATGTTGATGCACTAAAACCTTCAAAATTGAGGAGCCATGTGGGTCCTATGCTTCATGAAGTGGAA GATTACTTCTCAAAATGGAAGCAACAAGGCACTGTTGATCTAAAAGGTGAACTCGCAAAATTACTCATGTTAATCTCAAGCAGATGCCTAATCGGAAGGGAGGTTAGAGAGAAGATGGCCAAAGAGTTCTATACTCTATTTTGTCAACTCTCTGACAATGGCCTGTGCCTGACTAGCATATTATTCCCATATGCTCCTACTCTAGCAAATTATCGACGCGACAAAGCACGTGCCAAGCTCTCAGCAATATTGATCAAGATTGTGAGATCACGCAAGAGCTCAAATCAAGTTGAACAAGACATGCTGCAAAACTTGATTGATTCCAAGTACAGTGATAATCGATCTACAACTGAAGCAGAGGTAATTGGGCTGATCTTAAACTTGATTTTTGCTGGAACGCACACAAGCTCTGCTGCTAGTGCATGGACTGGAGTGTGCCTACTCAGAAATGAAAGGTTCATGAGGGCTATTCgtgatgagcaaaagcaaattATTCAAAAATACAAGGGCCATATAAACTATGATGCATTGATGGAGATGGAGACACTACAACGCTGCATCAAGGAAGCACTACGAATGCATCCTCCAACAGCAGCAAATTTTCGTAAAGTACACAAGAACTTTGTAGTGCAAACTAAAGAAGGTGATGAGTATGAGATCCCAAGAGGGCATATCATAGCAAGCCCCATAGAATTCAATAGCAATATACCTCACATTTACAAGGACCCTGATATATATGACCCTGACCGGTTTGGTCCAGGAAGAGAGGAGGATAAAGTCGGAGGCAAGTACTCTTACACAGCTTTTAGTGGTGGAAGGCATGCTTGCGTTGGAGAAGCCTATGCATATATGCAAATTAAGATAATATGGAGTCATTTGCTAAGAAACTTTGACCTCAAATTGGTCTCTCCCTACCCAAAGACTGATCGGAGCAAGTTAGCATTAGAACCTAAAGGGAAAATAATGGTAAGGTATAAGAGATTGGCTGCCTAG